A part of Aegilops tauschii subsp. strangulata cultivar AL8/78 chromosome 2, Aet v6.0, whole genome shotgun sequence genomic DNA contains:
- the LOC109757958 gene encoding monothiol glutaredoxin-S9-like, protein MCHVARQDHKADLMFRLYAPPRSIFLTSTAPTRAHTARRTQAHERQVPWLTATANKMVSSTNEVRRTVQERPVVVVGRPECCLAVVARHLLLRQGVNPTVLEVSYDADPAALVYALRSKDDNTKLVTDVALPVVFVGGRLLGGLDRLITMHIAEELVPLLRQAGALWL, encoded by the coding sequence ATGTGCCATGTGGCACGCCAGGACCACAAAGCAGACCTAATGTTCCGGCTCTATGCACCTCCCCGATCCATATTTCTGACCTCCACAGCCCCCACAAGGGCACACACTGCTCGTCGAACTCAAGCGCACGAACGCCAAGTACCGTGGCTGACGGCGACGGCGAATAAGATGGTGAGCAGCACCAACGAGGTGCGGAGGACGGTGCAGGAGAGgccggtggtggtggtggggcggCCGGAGTGCTGCCTGGCGGTCGTGGCCCGGCACCTGCTCCTGCGGCAGGGCGTGAACCCGACGGTGCTGGAGGTCAGCTACGACGCCGACCCGGCGGCGCTCGTCTACGCGCTCCGGTCCAAGGACGACAACACCAAGTTGGTCACCGACGTCGCCTTACCGGTGGTGTTCGTCGGAGGTAGGCTGTTGGGTGGGCTGGACCGACTCATTACCATGCACATCGCCGAAGAGCTCGTGCCGCTCCTGAGGCAGGCAGGAGCCCTGTGGCTCTGA